The following coding sequences are from one Humulus lupulus chromosome X, drHumLupu1.1, whole genome shotgun sequence window:
- the LOC133803658 gene encoding uncharacterized protein LOC133803658 isoform X3: MGFPRKRSKKSQDSDDEFDNDELSVEEKEEDDDDEFEDEGDSADDDDEEDEEEEVEEHQNSNKQNTDAEMEELEKEYMDLRDQEQNILQNLKRHKDEDILKGQAVKNQKALWDKTLELRFLLQKAFSSSNRLPQDPLRSSFCDSDESVNAVYSDLITSSKKTLDSLMELQEVLLKKNPSILQATDGKPGQVSNNLQSLKCSTANDDEVWSRLSQLHASIAAFRDKSVDKWQRKTQVTTGAAAIKGKLQAFNQNISEQVAAYMRDPSRMINQMQQRKSIVAIFGTVPGGEANLKGEEAQTDGDPELLDDSEFYQHLLKEFFETIDPTSNDLPIIFLELLACQRSLG; encoded by the exons ATGGGATTCCCTCGGAAGCGTTCAAAAAAGTCTCAGGACAGTGATGATGAATTTGATAATGATGAACTAAGT gtagaagagaaagaagaagatgatgatgatgagtttGAGGATGAGGGTGATAGTGCTGACGACGATGATGAAGAGGACGAAGAGGAAGAGGTAGAAGAACATCAAAATAGTAATAAGCAAAACACCGATGCTGAGATGGAAGAGCTTGAGAAAGAGTATATGGATCTTCGCGACCAGGAGCA AAATATCTTACAGAATTTGAAACGTCACAAGGATGAAGATATTCTTAAAGGACAAGCAGTGAAGAATCAAAAG gCTCTTTGGGATAAAACTCTTGAGCTCAGATTTTTGCTTCAGAAAGCTTTCTCAAGTTCAAATAGATTACCACAG GATCCACTAAGGTCTTCATTTTGTGATTCAGACGAGAGTGTCAATGCAGTGTATTCTGACCTAATTACATCCTCAAAGAAAACTTTAGATTCTCTGATGGAACTACAAGAG GTTTTACTTAAAAAAAATCCATCTATTCTTCAAGCCACGGATG GTAAACCTGGACAAGTATCTAATAATTTGCAATCTTTAAAGTGCTCTACCGCAAACGATGATGAAGTTTGGTCTCGATTATCTCAATTGCATGCAAG TATAGCTGCTTTCAGAGACAAGTCAGTAGATAAGTGGCAAAGGAAGACTCAGGTGACAACTGGTGCTGCCGCTATTAAAGGCAAACTACAAGCTTTTAATCAG AATATTAGTGAACAAGTTGCTGCTTACATGAGAGATCCAAGTAGGATGATCAATCAGATGCAGCAAAGAAAATCAATAGTTGCCATATTTGGGACT GTTCCTGGAGGGGAAGCTAATCTAAAGGGAGAG GAGGCACAGACCGATGGTGATCCGGAGCTTTTAGATGATTCTGAGTTTTACCAGCATTTACTGAAGGAGTTTTTTGAAACGATTGACCCAACATCTAATG ATCTACCCATCATTTTTCTAGAATTGCTTGCTTGTCAAAGATCGTTGGGCTAA
- the LOC133803658 gene encoding uncharacterized protein LOC133803658 isoform X1: MGFPRKRSKKSQDSDDEFDNDELSVEEKEEDDDDEFEDEGDSADDDDEEDEEEEVEEHQNSNKQNTDAEMEELEKEYMDLRDQEQNILQNLKRHKDEDILKGQAVKNQKALWDKTLELRFLLQKAFSSSNRLPQDPLRSSFCDSDESVNAVYSDLITSSKKTLDSLMELQEVLLKKNPSILQATDGKPGQVSNNLQSLKCSTANDDEVWSRLSQLHASIAAFRDKSVDKWQRKTQVTTGAAAIKGKLQAFNQNISEQVAAYMRDPSRMINQMQQRKSIVAIFGTVPGGEANLKGEEAQTDGDPELLDDSEFYQHLLKEFFETIDPTSNETAFYALKRLQTKKRKIVDRRASKGRKIRYDVQEKLVNFMAPVPMNIPPDAQQVFKDLFGLSSGSH, encoded by the exons ATGGGATTCCCTCGGAAGCGTTCAAAAAAGTCTCAGGACAGTGATGATGAATTTGATAATGATGAACTAAGT gtagaagagaaagaagaagatgatgatgatgagtttGAGGATGAGGGTGATAGTGCTGACGACGATGATGAAGAGGACGAAGAGGAAGAGGTAGAAGAACATCAAAATAGTAATAAGCAAAACACCGATGCTGAGATGGAAGAGCTTGAGAAAGAGTATATGGATCTTCGCGACCAGGAGCA AAATATCTTACAGAATTTGAAACGTCACAAGGATGAAGATATTCTTAAAGGACAAGCAGTGAAGAATCAAAAG gCTCTTTGGGATAAAACTCTTGAGCTCAGATTTTTGCTTCAGAAAGCTTTCTCAAGTTCAAATAGATTACCACAG GATCCACTAAGGTCTTCATTTTGTGATTCAGACGAGAGTGTCAATGCAGTGTATTCTGACCTAATTACATCCTCAAAGAAAACTTTAGATTCTCTGATGGAACTACAAGAG GTTTTACTTAAAAAAAATCCATCTATTCTTCAAGCCACGGATG GTAAACCTGGACAAGTATCTAATAATTTGCAATCTTTAAAGTGCTCTACCGCAAACGATGATGAAGTTTGGTCTCGATTATCTCAATTGCATGCAAG TATAGCTGCTTTCAGAGACAAGTCAGTAGATAAGTGGCAAAGGAAGACTCAGGTGACAACTGGTGCTGCCGCTATTAAAGGCAAACTACAAGCTTTTAATCAG AATATTAGTGAACAAGTTGCTGCTTACATGAGAGATCCAAGTAGGATGATCAATCAGATGCAGCAAAGAAAATCAATAGTTGCCATATTTGGGACT GTTCCTGGAGGGGAAGCTAATCTAAAGGGAGAG GAGGCACAGACCGATGGTGATCCGGAGCTTTTAGATGATTCTGAGTTTTACCAGCATTTACTGAAGGAGTTTTTTGAAACGATTGACCCAACATCTAATG AGACGGCCTTTTACGCTCTGAAAAGGTTGCAAACCAAGAAAAGGAAGATTGTTGATAGACGTGCTTCGAAGGGTCGCAAGATAAG ATATGATGTTCAAGAAAAGCTTGTGAATTTCATGGCTCCTGTGCCCATGAATATTCCTCCTGATGCTCAACAAGTGTTCAAGGATTTGTTTGGTTTGAGCTCTGGAAGTCATTAA
- the LOC133803510 gene encoding agamous-like MADS-box protein AGL62 codes for MGKRTLEEGGRGQCCSNVFVSFSKRRKGLFQKASELCTKCGAQIAIVVLSPTGNPFSFGHPSVNEVLGHYLSQTTINTSFVTDEHRHQTQRIEGLKLSLKQVQERESLDEESKIVLGLKECIEKEFEDCKETTSVEDLEGLKQKFVVLVDKITERLLRSGSSSCSFDDDDHHHLFGISLSDLGS; via the coding sequence ATGGGTAAGAGAACGTTGGAAGAAGGAGGACGAGGACAATGCTGCTCCAACGTGTTTGTATCATTCTCAAAGAGGCGCAAAGGGCTTTTCCAGAAGGCGAGCGAGTTGTGCACCAAGTGTGGAGCTCAAATCGCCATTGTCGTTTTGTCTCCGACTGGTAATCCTTTCTCTTTCGGACACCCTTCGGTGAATGAGGTTCTTGGCCATTATCTTAGTCAAACAACAATCAACACCAGTTTCGTCACCGACGAACACAGACACCAGACGCAGAGAATCGAAGGCCTCAAGTTGAGCCTGAAACAGGTGCAGGAAAGGGAGAGTCTTGATGAGGAGAGTAAGATTGTTTTAGGGCTCAAGGAGTGCATTGAGAAAGAGTTTGAGGATTGTAAAGAGACTACTTCGGTGGAAGATTTGGAGGGTTTGAAGCAAAAGTTTGTGGTGCTTGTTGACAAAATCACTGAGAGACTATTGAGGTCTGGAAGTTCTTCATGCTCTTTTGATGATGATGATCATCATCATTTATTTGGTATATCTTTATCTGATTTAGGGTCTTGA
- the LOC133803658 gene encoding uncharacterized protein LOC133803658 isoform X2, whose product MGFPRKRSKKSQDSDDEFDNDELSVEEKEEDDDDEFEDEGDSADDDDEEDEEEEVEEHQNSNKQNTDAEMEELEKEYMDLRDQEQNILQNLKRHKDEDILKGQAVKNQKALWDKTLELRFLLQKAFSSSNRLPQDPLRSSFCDSDESVNAVYSDLITSSKKTLDSLMELQEVLLKKNPSILQATDGKPGQVSNNLQSLKCSTANDDEVWSRLSQLHASIAAFRDKSVDKWQRKTQVTTGAAAIKGKLQAFNQNISEQVAAYMRDPSRMINQMQQRKSIVAIFGTVPGGEANLKGETDGDPELLDDSEFYQHLLKEFFETIDPTSNETAFYALKRLQTKKRKIVDRRASKGRKIRYDVQEKLVNFMAPVPMNIPPDAQQVFKDLFGLSSGSH is encoded by the exons ATGGGATTCCCTCGGAAGCGTTCAAAAAAGTCTCAGGACAGTGATGATGAATTTGATAATGATGAACTAAGT gtagaagagaaagaagaagatgatgatgatgagtttGAGGATGAGGGTGATAGTGCTGACGACGATGATGAAGAGGACGAAGAGGAAGAGGTAGAAGAACATCAAAATAGTAATAAGCAAAACACCGATGCTGAGATGGAAGAGCTTGAGAAAGAGTATATGGATCTTCGCGACCAGGAGCA AAATATCTTACAGAATTTGAAACGTCACAAGGATGAAGATATTCTTAAAGGACAAGCAGTGAAGAATCAAAAG gCTCTTTGGGATAAAACTCTTGAGCTCAGATTTTTGCTTCAGAAAGCTTTCTCAAGTTCAAATAGATTACCACAG GATCCACTAAGGTCTTCATTTTGTGATTCAGACGAGAGTGTCAATGCAGTGTATTCTGACCTAATTACATCCTCAAAGAAAACTTTAGATTCTCTGATGGAACTACAAGAG GTTTTACTTAAAAAAAATCCATCTATTCTTCAAGCCACGGATG GTAAACCTGGACAAGTATCTAATAATTTGCAATCTTTAAAGTGCTCTACCGCAAACGATGATGAAGTTTGGTCTCGATTATCTCAATTGCATGCAAG TATAGCTGCTTTCAGAGACAAGTCAGTAGATAAGTGGCAAAGGAAGACTCAGGTGACAACTGGTGCTGCCGCTATTAAAGGCAAACTACAAGCTTTTAATCAG AATATTAGTGAACAAGTTGCTGCTTACATGAGAGATCCAAGTAGGATGATCAATCAGATGCAGCAAAGAAAATCAATAGTTGCCATATTTGGGACT GTTCCTGGAGGGGAAGCTAATCTAAAGGGAGAG ACCGATGGTGATCCGGAGCTTTTAGATGATTCTGAGTTTTACCAGCATTTACTGAAGGAGTTTTTTGAAACGATTGACCCAACATCTAATG AGACGGCCTTTTACGCTCTGAAAAGGTTGCAAACCAAGAAAAGGAAGATTGTTGATAGACGTGCTTCGAAGGGTCGCAAGATAAG ATATGATGTTCAAGAAAAGCTTGTGAATTTCATGGCTCCTGTGCCCATGAATATTCCTCCTGATGCTCAACAAGTGTTCAAGGATTTGTTTGGTTTGAGCTCTGGAAGTCATTAA